The genomic segment TGAGAATGCTCATCTTGCAGTTTCTCAAGAGAGGACACAAATTCCTCAACATGTTTTCCAATGAGTGGTGAAGGATTAAAGAATAAACAGTGGTTGAAATGTGATTGAGCTAACAGAAATCAGGGTTGCAGCAGTTAAGACCTGTGTAATCCAGTCTGGACTGAACCCACAAGCTCTCCTGCTTTTCtcacaacaacacatctgtCTCCTGTTTTGTGTACTTTGTCCTCTAAATGTCCTTGTGTCTGTGCTCCATAACTGAATATAGCATTATGAAAGTGAATACACCACTTCATGAACATAGAGCAAAGGtgacatttttacaacttttatgtttttattactaAGTAAAAGCTTCAAATTAAACCATTCAGCGGAAGTTGTCTTCACATCTATAGAGACAATGACAGACAACTGCGAGTTTGCAGCTCCTCTGCCGTATCCATCATAAACCCCACACAGCAGAGGCAGTCAACAAGATCAAGTGAGTTACATTTTCATCACTGGGTTGCAAAGGGCTGGTGAACAACAATTTACTCTACAATATGTGCACACCTGTTTACAGACTGGTGATATTACTTTGGCACAGGAGTTGAAATATGAGGCTCTGCCTCTTCATCAGTCATCTTCACAATACTTGATCATACAGTTCTGCTGTCAGGGCTCCAGAGCCATGTTCTCTACGCCAACCTTCCGTCTTCTTGGCTGTCGAGGAAACATAAAGgaattattttctctcatttgaaaCTACTCAGAAAACTTACATTAATGcttaaatacactttttttgtcaaattcagcgaatatttcctccagtccgctagctgttggACACTATATTATGCCCCAAAATATGCTGTTGATTCCCCAAATTGCGATGGAGTTCAGAACTCCGGCCTCAAGTTTTGGACCATTCCTCCTACAGAGCTGCTTCAGCTCAGATATGTTCTTATAGGATGTCTGGTGTGAACGGCTCTCTGAGCTCTTTCCCATCTTCTCTGTCGGGTCAGGTCTCTGACTATACCAACAGGTGGATTTTCTTGGGTCTGTGTCCAATAAATCGACCCTTATCATTGTCATTGTGTCCTTACTGACATCTGCGGAGTCAATGTGCcctatttttttatatagcacAGTATTGAGCCTGAAGGGGGAGATTTTTGACATCCCTATGTATTTAAAGTTGATTGCTCTGAGCTCTGGTCTGAACATGAAAGAACCTGAAATAAAAGATGACGTCATTGTACTGAGAGGTCAGCTTGCCTgttatttctttgatttttgtCAGCCAGAACCTtacaggatgtgtgtgttaccttatgatcatcacagcagcaacagcagcagcagcggatgACAACCAAGATGACCAGCAGCAAAATCATACCTGACAACAAACAGCGCACACTGTGAGTGCACAGAGCACAAGTAATCAGTGGTCAGTGTGGAAACCCTCCTACATCTGCAGTCAGCGCAGTGTGTAGCACATAGAGATTTTGATCCACAGTCAAATGTGTGTCTATAGCGACTAAATTCTCGCAGGCCTACAGAGGGTGTGCTGCACTaataagttttaaaaacacacatttactgcCTTAAACGTCTCGCTTTGCAGGCTTAGACACTGAAAGGAGCACAAACCAGGACAAGACACAATGGATCCTTGACAAAAACTATCAGCTGAGCATAGAGGTTTGGCTGAAAGGCGGAATAGGAAATGTGAAAGTGTTTTCTAACAAAATTCTCTTTTGCATTTCCTTCACTTTCACTCAccgatgaagatgaagaagactgCGAACGAAGCAATGTCCCAGTCAGACTGGAAGAGTTGCTTGGACTGCAATCTGGAAACCACATCATTGAACTGATCCTCAAACTCCTGCTGGAGGGACTTCTGATCCATTCTGatctcagagacacacacacgttacagtTCAACAACTTTCTGAGGCCAAGAGATTACTTACAGCAGCAGTGTTGGGTTTGACTGAAACACTTGAGTGTTGGCATTTGATTAAGTTTTAAAGAATATATTCACATCCATACAGTAATTCACAAAATATATTATAGAGTTCATTAAATAGATCAGTAATGTTTCAGGGAACTgtctttggtttggtttgacatAGACCAGTGATTATCAAAAAGGTTGAttgtaaattaaaacaaatgaattaccacttcattgtatttgtgttgattACACTATGCATACAATCCCCGGACTTTTCTCATAACAAATTACAGTGTGATATTCCTGAAACTCAGCTCTGATTGACTCTAATACATATAGATGGCCTGTTGGTGTTTGGTACAAACCTAAATTATGATTAAGaatcttttcttcttattaAGGTTTTTAAGAATTATTCAGAATCAGGACTGAGATAGATGTGGGCCAGGTCCTCACTGGGTCTCAGTGGGTCTTCGATGAGAGAGCTAGACGCTGAGGCAGAGATCTTTCGCTGCACACAAACTTTACTGATGCTTCCCAGGCACAGTCGAACAGATACACTATTCCTGCTGAGGCGTCCTGAATAATGCCTGTCTATTTTCCTCCTCTACCTGGCTAATACTGCCACCTTGTGGGAATTCAATACACTAGAAATCCAAGATCTTAATTTGCGCAGTTACGTTCAGAAACATTATCGTCAGCTAAAGAAAATGGCATGTTTAGAGTTCATACTTTAGACTGAAGACTTTGTGCGATTTAGGGGAGATTATAGATAAAATCCAACTCATATTGCTCTTTATATAATCATTTAAGGACtacttattaatattttatgacttattatgattgaatgattaaaaaagaacataACCTCATTTGTACAGTCTGAGGCAGACAACAAGTTCTTTGTTAATATGAATGTTAATGTAAGAAGTTCTTCATCTAGAAACAAACGTTTCAACACTTCAACAGTATTTCTGGTGTAAGACCTGTATGACCTGAAAACTGAAGTGATAATGAGGTTAGAAAAATACCGTAAATAcctgtgtttcatgttgttaaGGATAAATTATGGGTGTAGATGATTAATGTATGTTCATTCAGATAATACATTTATGTTCATTATGTCATGATTAattttgaagtatttttttacaGCTGATTTTTTagtgtttgaaaaatgtgtgttttattaggATTGTGTGGTATTGTGCTTTGTACAGACCAATGGCGTGGGTTGATATGAATCTGGTTAAGATAAAAAGCTTTCCATCTATCCATAGCTAAAAACAATAAGTCATATAGAGCAGATATTTTGACATCACAGCAGGAAATATACATGTGTTAATAGTTACAAAAGTAATGGGCTTAAATTCTTTTAGCTGCCAGCTACaacacagggaaacacacatgtaaacaaatTCTTACTCTgggtacatactgtatattcgGTATGTGGCTACTTCCCGGATAAATCAACACACTTCAGCTTGTGATGACTGGTAACCAGGCGGAATCGTTACACAACTGGAACCAGCCTCCCGTCACTCGAACGTGTATTAAAGATAACATggtaaaacatacatttttaataacaataaacGTAAACTTTGTTGTGTACTtcataaagacaaaaacaacgtTATTCAGAGGAGCAGGTGCTTACCTCTAAGTGCGTCGTGTTTGTCTTTTGCTTCCGGGTACGAAGGTCTGCTGGCGCACCTGTGTTTACACGTTACCTGCGGCTGTGCGCTCTCATGAGACTGACGACCAGGACGCGCAGGGAACCAGACACTAGTGTTTTTGTTGCTGGTGAAGACACGTGATGCTGTTACATTGTCTGGAAGACCATTTCAATAAAAGCTCAAATTtggctgcaccaaattgcatcAATTTAGATAAATCAGTCCCCCCAATATGACTGATTTACTCACCATGAGTCtatgggaaattggtgaaaattaTCTTGCTATGTTTAAGTAAGTTTCGTGGAAACTCATtcagtttttgcataatccagctggcaaaaacaaacaaaccaatcaaccaacaaaccaataaataaaatgacaggAGCGAAAACATAACTCCTTTGGCGGAGGTAAAAAGTCAACATTGTGAATTACTCTATCACACAATCTGGACTTCTATGGCATAATTAAGATAACATGACATTTCCTGACATGATATGAAATATGGGGCTGTATATTTGGGTGACAGAGTTGATGGTGTCCAACTCTTGTTTTAGTCACTGATTTTCAGATTTGACTTAGTTTACTGCTGTTTAACTAGTTTGTAGGACAAAAGGGGTTTGTCACTGTCAGGGCAGTGCACAATGTCCTTGCTTGACTAGCATTTGCCACATGTCATGGTGGTTCCAGTCAGATGTGTACTGTCCATCAGCTTGATGTTCCACTGACATATTTGTTGTTAGCCATACAGATCCACTTAGCCTCCAGAAAAGACAACAGCGACATTCTTCACATCATCTATCAATAATACATTAGCTTAATGTTTTACACAGTAAAGTAACCTGCTGGTGGACTGTGTCCTCTGTTTGCTGGTGGAACAGCAGTGACATTCATGCAGGTCCAGAATTGACACAAGCCACTAGGTCTATTTTATACATTATGTTATGGGATTTACAACTTAACAATTTGGAACAATAAGCTGCACAAAAAGCAGATTGTGTTTTAGTCTCTAACAAAGTGTATCAACGTTTTGGACTTTTCCTCATTTAACTTATCAAAATTAACTGAATCATATATACAgttcttttctagtcttattgaccactcaaagtgctttacagtacaagtcacattcacccattcacacacagccgTACatcggggatcgaaccatcaacTTTAGGGGATGACTTTATCTATCTCCTGCGCCGGAGCCGCCCCCAGTTGTAGTAGTAGGTAGGTCTTAACTTTTTATTGATGTGTACTTATACTGTCAGTAAACATCCTATCAAACTCTCCAATTCTAATAGGCAAGTTCCTATGTGTTTGCCTCTTATAGGTCCCTGCAATGAAATACCATTGCCCtcacaagtgttttttttaaatggaagaaTGTCAATAGCTCATACAGAAACAAATCGTTATGTCAAAATTTGTTTTAACAACATTTAGCTTGTAAAAAGCTTGAAGGACTTCTTAATTCATagattttataaataaatatagtgTTCCTGTCTCCCCAAATGAGTTTAGCACTGTCATTAATACTGTCATCCAGCATCATATGTTAATTATATTTGTACAAATATATTTGACACTGATACCAACTACAACATTTCTGTTAATCACATTTACTTTTATAACAAAAAGTACAACTACACGTTCATCATAATCTCActcaatgtcaaaaacaaaattaccTATTAaatgcaaatggaaaaacagagatCTTGATGGTACAACAGGGAACCGTTACTCTCCCATACAATATATGCTACCcaacaaaattaaacaattaaagttatttaaagTTACACATAGATATTACTCCAGGAACTCCATTATCTGTAAATGTTTTcctgatgcaaaaaaaacaaatgttctttGTTTATCATATAGTGGAATCAAAATCTTATTTATTCAgttaaatttattattttggtAAGGAAATTTCACAAAGAAAATTGAGCAATTCCAACTTTTGCAGAAAATAACTATACATCGCTAATTTGCTCATTATTTTAGTCAGATTTTACATCCACAAAATGAAATTCTAGAAGAGATTACATATTTAATCACCTTTAAATTTACATAGAAATATTAACTTGTGCAAACTCTTCAACATTATCAAGTAAacctcctgtgtgtgttcttatgTGTGTTATGTTGTTTGCTTATTGGTTTATTCATGTTgcctcatttaatttttttggtttgcattGTATGATCATTTACGGAATTGTGAATTACTTGAAGACTTGTTAAGATGACCattcatattgttttaaatatctctctccctttctcgctctctccttctccctccttctctctctctctctccttctctgttttttcagttgttttttgttttgtgttgttgttgttgtgtgtgttttttttctcatttcatttgtagaggaccgtgatgttctctggtaaatcttattaaacattgttttttaaaaatcaaaatctctctccttctccctctctctctctctctccctctctctctctctctctctctctctctctcgctgcccaaatgtatttacattacatttcactaactctgttttctctctctcctagtgtatctctgaccccagagctgcaggacccaaacccgtcattattattgttattattattattattattctcattattattattatcactaataataacaacagcataattgtatttttttgtaattataagtatcagtatgGTAGAGACTAAAttggcggttgtacaactgtcctctctctctcttctctcctactgtctctcctcccaccctctttctgcccacttctcctctcttccccatttctctcctcaccccaaccagtcgagacagatgaccgcccacaactgagtctggttctttcagagatttcttcctgtt from the Scophthalmus maximus strain ysfricsl-2021 chromosome 17, ASM2237912v1, whole genome shotgun sequence genome contains:
- the smim22 gene encoding small integral membrane protein 22 isoform X1; translation: MYPEMDQKSLQQEFEDQFNDVVSRLQSKQLFQSDWDIASFAVFFIFIGMILLLVILVVIRCCCCCCCDDHKPRRRKVGVENMALEP
- the smim22 gene encoding small integral membrane protein 22 isoform X2, translated to MDQKSLQQEFEDQFNDVVSRLQSKQLFQSDWDIASFAVFFIFIGMILLLVILVVIRCCCCCCCDDHKPRRRKVGVENMALEP